The following coding sequences lie in one Geotoga petraea genomic window:
- the sufC gene encoding Fe-S cluster assembly ATPase SufC, whose translation MAHLLEIKNLKAKVIDENKMILKGVNLTVNEGEIHAIMGPNGSGKSTLANVIMGNPKFEITEGEILFKGQSILDLDTAERAKLGLFMSFQSPEEIEGVKTRQLLLNSYRNIKSEDDSSALKVNKKIMDLSDVVSLDKVFLDRYVNTGFSGGEKKKSEILQMGLLSPKLTILDEIDSGLDVDALKIVSESINKFKNENMGMLIITHYQRILNYIKPDFVHVYNDGKIISTGDADLAKEIEEKGYTMIKKEEEA comes from the coding sequence ATGGCTCATCTTTTAGAAATCAAAAATTTAAAAGCAAAGGTCATTGATGAAAATAAAATGATCCTTAAGGGAGTAAACCTCACAGTCAATGAAGGTGAAATACACGCAATCATGGGGCCAAATGGCTCTGGTAAGTCAACATTGGCAAATGTTATAATGGGTAACCCTAAATTTGAAATAACCGAAGGTGAAATTTTATTTAAAGGTCAATCAATATTAGATTTAGATACAGCTGAAAGAGCAAAATTAGGATTATTCATGTCTTTCCAATCTCCAGAAGAAATCGAAGGGGTAAAAACAAGACAGTTGTTGTTGAACTCGTATAGAAATATCAAATCGGAAGACGATTCTTCAGCTTTAAAAGTAAACAAAAAAATTATGGATCTATCCGATGTTGTTTCTCTGGATAAAGTTTTTTTAGATAGATACGTTAACACTGGTTTTTCTGGTGGAGAAAAGAAGAAGAGTGAAATTCTACAAATGGGACTACTTTCACCAAAATTAACTATTCTGGATGAAATAGATTCTGGATTAGATGTTGATGCTTTAAAAATCGTATCTGAATCTATCAACAAGTTTAAAAATGAAAATATGGGTATGTTGATAATAACCCATTATCAGAGAATATTAAATTATATTAAACCAGATTTTGTTCATGTTTATAACGATGGAAAGATTATTTCTACAGGAGATGCCGACCTTGCTAAAGAAATAGAGGAAAAAGGATATACAATGATAAAAAAAGAGGAAGAGGCATAA
- the sufB gene encoding Fe-S cluster assembly protein SufB, translating to MEDLLIDQSRFDFKNPERYSYKSLPGLNEKIIQEISEQKNEPKWMTQLRLKFLKIFQTCKDPQFGVNLDDLDLSKIVAYIKPNAKRSNNWEEVPDDIKDTFEKLGIPEAERKALAGVGAQYDSEIVYQHVQKDLENLGVIFMDMETAVKKHPDLVKQHFMKAVTATNHKYAALHGAIWSGGTFLYVPRGVKVPLPLQAYFRMNNPGMGQLEHTIIIADEGSEVAFIEGCSAPFYNTTNIHAGMVEIYVKESARVKYATIQNWSKNTYNLNTKRAIVDRDGMMEWVSGSLGSYKTMIYPSSILKGKGAKTETKAITYAGPNQHMDAGSKVLMFAPYTSASVDARSISVGGGWAFYRGWLKIGENAKGAKANVQCQALMLDNESKSDTVPLIEVHNQDSDVGHEAKIGRIKQEQIYYLMTRGLSEAEAKAMVVRGFVEPFAKELPIEYALELNRLINLEVESSIG from the coding sequence ATGGAAGATTTATTAATAGATCAAAGTAGATTTGATTTTAAGAACCCTGAAAGATATTCTTATAAATCTCTTCCAGGGCTTAATGAAAAGATTATTCAAGAAATTTCAGAACAAAAAAATGAACCAAAGTGGATGACTCAATTGAGGTTGAAATTTCTTAAAATTTTCCAAACATGTAAAGACCCTCAATTTGGTGTAAATTTGGATGATTTAGATTTATCTAAAATTGTTGCATATATAAAACCAAATGCAAAAAGATCAAACAATTGGGAAGAAGTTCCGGATGACATAAAAGACACTTTTGAAAAGCTTGGTATCCCTGAGGCTGAAAGAAAAGCCCTTGCAGGTGTAGGTGCTCAGTACGACTCAGAAATTGTTTATCAACATGTACAAAAAGATTTGGAAAATCTTGGTGTTATTTTTATGGATATGGAAACAGCTGTTAAAAAACACCCTGATTTGGTAAAACAACATTTCATGAAAGCTGTAACTGCAACTAATCATAAATATGCTGCACTACATGGAGCTATATGGAGTGGTGGAACATTTTTATACGTTCCAAGGGGAGTAAAAGTGCCTTTACCTTTACAAGCTTACTTTAGAATGAACAATCCTGGTATGGGGCAACTCGAACACACGATCATCATTGCCGATGAAGGCTCTGAAGTTGCATTCATAGAAGGCTGTTCAGCTCCATTTTACAACACAACCAACATTCATGCAGGAATGGTTGAAATATATGTAAAAGAAAGTGCAAGAGTAAAATATGCAACAATCCAAAACTGGAGTAAAAATACTTACAATTTAAATACAAAGAGAGCTATTGTGGATAGAGACGGTATGATGGAATGGGTTTCTGGATCGTTGGGGTCTTACAAAACAATGATTTACCCTTCTTCAATATTAAAAGGAAAAGGGGCAAAGACAGAAACTAAAGCTATTACATATGCTGGACCAAATCAACACATGGACGCAGGCTCTAAAGTTTTAATGTTTGCACCTTACACTTCTGCAAGTGTAGACGCAAGGTCTATAAGTGTTGGAGGGGGTTGGGCCTTTTACAGAGGCTGGCTAAAAATAGGAGAGAATGCAAAAGGGGCAAAGGCAAATGTACAATGTCAAGCTCTTATGCTGGACAATGAATCAAAAAGTGATACAGTTCCTTTAATAGAGGTTCACAACCAAGATTCAGATGTTGGGCACGAGGCAAAAATAGGAAGAATTAAGCAGGAACAAATTTACTATTTGATGACTAGAGGATTATCTGAAGCTGAAGCAAAAGCAATGGTTGTTAGAGGTTTTGTTGAACCATTTGCAAAAGAATTACCTATTGAATATGCTTTAGAATTGAATAGATTGATAAACTTAGAAGTCGAATCATCAATAGGTTAA
- a CDS encoding SufD family Fe-S cluster assembly protein, whose amino-acid sequence MDAIFEKAIDLKHKNFKIVEWVVPQIESDSDYTEKELAQSIEFLKNKNLIDYKNIRFKSYKEWGFPKWKRAKLNGYDPKKYIEKINPDIIGKAKSIDTIDKEGLEILAKYDFEGANRKFLLMSDTFFNHGYYFKAEENEDLGTTIIKYDQEQILENTVFNLKKGSKLTLVRIINSEKDLFRTTSLRGVVEENAELNIINVNLLNENDINIDNALFELKESSKVNVYDLHLGGKVSAPHYIFRMSGKYAEGNIKPYFLGDKDNVIDMLYLIRFYAPESTGNIKGKGALKDSAKAIFRGFLDLKKGAKEATAAEEESTLLLSEKARAEAFPSLLVDENEVNASHAASVGTLDEQKLYYLMTRGFSKLEAKKLMSFGIFEPFLDEIEKYHAETAGVIRNAIESKI is encoded by the coding sequence ATGGATGCTATTTTTGAAAAAGCAATTGACTTAAAACACAAAAACTTTAAAATTGTTGAGTGGGTAGTTCCACAAATTGAATCAGATTCTGACTACACAGAAAAAGAGCTTGCTCAATCCATAGAATTTTTGAAAAATAAAAATCTGATAGATTATAAAAATATAAGGTTTAAATCTTATAAAGAATGGGGTTTCCCAAAATGGAAAAGGGCTAAACTAAACGGATATGATCCAAAAAAATATATTGAAAAAATAAACCCAGATATTATAGGTAAAGCAAAATCAATTGACACTATAGATAAAGAAGGATTGGAAATTCTTGCTAAATATGACTTTGAAGGTGCTAACAGAAAATTCTTGCTTATGTCAGATACATTTTTCAATCACGGTTATTATTTCAAAGCAGAAGAAAACGAAGATTTGGGAACAACTATAATAAAGTACGATCAGGAACAAATTTTGGAAAACACTGTTTTCAATTTAAAAAAAGGTTCCAAGCTCACATTAGTTAGAATTATCAACTCAGAAAAAGACTTGTTCAGAACGACTTCTTTAAGAGGTGTTGTTGAAGAAAATGCAGAGTTAAATATAATAAACGTTAATTTATTGAATGAAAACGATATAAACATAGACAACGCTCTCTTCGAGCTAAAAGAAAGTTCAAAAGTCAATGTTTATGACTTACACCTTGGGGGAAAGGTTTCTGCTCCTCATTATATTTTTAGAATGAGTGGAAAATATGCAGAAGGCAACATAAAACCTTATTTCTTAGGAGATAAAGATAATGTAATAGACATGCTATATTTGATTAGATTTTATGCCCCTGAATCAACTGGAAATATTAAAGGAAAAGGAGCTTTAAAAGATTCTGCAAAGGCTATATTTAGAGGATTTTTAGATTTGAAAAAGGGTGCCAAAGAAGCTACTGCCGCAGAAGAAGAATCCACATTGCTTCTTTCAGAAAAGGCAAGAGCAGAAGCTTTTCCAAGTTTATTGGTAGACGAAAATGAAGTAAACGCTTCGCACGCTGCCAGCGTTGGTACTCTTGACGAGCAAAAACTCTATTATTTGATGACAAGAGGTTTTTCCAAGTTAGAAGCTAAAAAATTGATGTCTTTTGGCATTTTTGAACCATTCTTAGATGAAATAGAGAAGTACCACGCAGAAACAGCAGGAGTGATTAGAAATGCGATTGAGTCAAAAATATAA
- a CDS encoding SufS family cysteine desulfurase, translating into MRLSQKYNIAFPALDRKIGDNNIIYFDSAATSLVPKRVADAVYNFDTKNKANVHRSSHLLGNESTEIMESTRETVKDFINANSTDEVIFTSGTTMSINTLANSFLNSELINDEQEILLTSVEHHANLVPWQQVTKNRNINLKFYEPKNGIIIIDELVELIDDKTKLVSITGQSNVTGQEIDITNLIKKIKEKNPNTFIHLDIAQLITHKKINAKDLGVDFLSFSAHKMFGPTGVGILWGRKDLLEAMPPFITGGEMIDQVSLEKTTFNILPFKFEAGTPNISSFTGFKEAINIIEEIGQENISKYIKELTDYALKEMRKVEGIEIYGPKNESHNSLISFNLGKIHPHDIAHMLNDLGGIGIRSGHHCAQPLMKQLGIRSSCRISFSIYNDIAEIDKFIKTLKKIKGWLS; encoded by the coding sequence ATGCGATTGAGTCAAAAATATAATATTGCTTTTCCTGCTTTAGATAGAAAAATTGGTGATAATAATATAATTTATTTTGATTCAGCAGCCACTTCTTTGGTTCCAAAGCGAGTGGCTGACGCTGTTTATAATTTTGATACTAAAAATAAGGCTAATGTTCATAGATCATCTCATCTTTTAGGAAACGAATCAACAGAGATTATGGAATCAACCAGAGAAACTGTTAAAGATTTTATAAACGCAAACAGTACAGATGAAGTTATTTTTACTTCTGGCACCACAATGTCTATAAACACATTAGCCAATTCATTTTTAAACTCAGAACTAATTAACGATGAACAAGAGATATTGTTGACTTCTGTAGAACATCACGCAAACTTAGTTCCATGGCAGCAAGTTACGAAAAATAGAAATATCAATTTAAAATTTTACGAACCGAAAAATGGTATCATTATAATAGATGAATTGGTAGAACTAATAGATGATAAAACAAAGTTAGTTTCTATAACAGGACAATCGAACGTAACTGGTCAAGAAATAGACATCACCAATTTAATAAAAAAAATAAAAGAGAAAAATCCAAATACATTTATTCATTTAGATATAGCACAACTTATAACTCACAAAAAAATAAATGCAAAAGATTTAGGGGTAGACTTTTTGAGCTTTTCTGCTCACAAAATGTTTGGACCTACAGGAGTTGGAATTTTATGGGGTAGAAAAGACTTGTTAGAAGCAATGCCACCTTTTATAACAGGTGGAGAGATGATTGACCAAGTTTCTTTGGAAAAAACAACTTTTAACATATTACCTTTCAAGTTTGAAGCGGGTACCCCAAATATTTCCTCATTTACAGGGTTTAAAGAAGCGATAAATATTATAGAAGAAATAGGACAAGAGAACATATCAAAATACATAAAAGAGTTAACAGATTATGCTTTAAAAGAGATGAGAAAGGTAGAGGGTATAGAAATTTATGGCCCAAAAAATGAAAGTCATAACTCTTTGATCAGTTTCAACCTTGGAAAAATTCACCCACATGATATAGCTCATATGTTGAATGATCTTGGAGGAATAGGTATAAGAAGTGGCCATCATTGTGCTCAACCACTAATGAAACAGTTAGGTATTAGATCATCTTGTAGGATTAGTTTCAGTATTTACAACGATATTGCAGAAATAGATAAATTTATAAAAACATTAAAAAAAATAAAGGGATGGTTATCTTGA